One segment of Sceloporus undulatus isolate JIND9_A2432 ecotype Alabama unplaced genomic scaffold, SceUnd_v1.1 scaffold_1913, whole genome shotgun sequence DNA contains the following:
- the LOC121917940 gene encoding uncharacterized protein LOC121917940 isoform X1: MPALTQVLQMRKHLQEIQGIARDNLREAQQAQKEYFDRRVKERKFTVGQRVLVFLPAPTNKWFAQWQGPFEVVRQVGPVDYEIQLGGPRARRQIFHVNLLKAWREREALWAEETEEEGSEPDEDLGAGWEDAGTHQELPVMTPLSSHQQQQGPWMLDRPSTLLTGGSCKEKREEGRVERARGGLQDPGEREDRPGKEEDQLDPRRESETPPWGWEGATGGLIRRKGEAKGGRRFGGRWRRGERDGEGKAEGYSAAEGEKVTREGGGPGTRVRVGPVLATHPACARRREGTQAQPWNLGIGQEGEGARGGEESWWAVRERRRLLGSHASPAPRDEGESSVEDYRPARPSTL; encoded by the exons ATGCCAGCGTTGACACAAGTGTTACAAATGAGGAAACATTTACAAGAGATTCAAGGGATAGCCAGGGACAATTTGAGGgaagctcaacaagcccaaaaGGAATACTTTGATAGAAGGGTTAAGGAAAGAAAATTCACAGTAGGACAGAGGGTGCTAGTTTTTCTACCAGCGCCTACCAATAAATGGTTTGCCCAGTGGCAAGGCCCTTTTGAGGTGGTACGTCAGGTGGGACCAGTAGATTATGAAATTCAGTTGGGGGGCCCCAGAGCACGAAGACAAATATTTCATGTCAATCTCCTTAAGgcttggagagaaagagaggccttgTGGgctgaggagacagaggaggaaggTTCAGAGCCGGACGAGGATCTAGGTGCCGGGTGGGAGGACGCCGGGACTCATCAGGAGTTACCCGTGATGACTCCCCTGAGCTCACACCAACAACAGCAG GGACCATGGATGCTCGATCGCCCGTCAACCCTCTTAACAGGGGGGTCATgtaaagagaagagggaagagggtcgggttgagcgggcgagAGGAGGGCTTCAGGACCCAGGGGAGAGGGAAGACAGAccgggaaaggaggaagaccagcTGGATCCAAGAAGGGAATCAGAGACCCCACCTTGGGGGTGGGAAGGAGCCACTGGAGGGTTaataaggagaaagggagaggcgAAAGGGGGGCGGAGATTTGGCGGAAGATGGAGACGCGGAGAGAGGGACGGAGAAGGGAAAGCTGAGGGTTACTCTGCTGCGGAAGGAGAGAAGGTGACCCGTGAAGGTGGTGGACCAGGAACCCGGGTGAGAGTGGGGCCAGTTCTTGCAACACACCCAGCCTGTGCTCGGAGAAGGGAAGGGACACAGGCGCAGCCTTGGAACctgggcatagggcaggaaggagaaggggcGAGAGGAGGTGAGGAGAGTTGGTGGGCCGTGAGGGAACGCCGAAGACTACTGGGGTCCCACGCCAGCCCGGCACCTAGAGACGAGGGGGAGTCCTCGGTGGAAGACTATCGCCCGGCACGTCCTAGTACCCTGTGA